A DNA window from Corynebacterium ciconiae DSM 44920 contains the following coding sequences:
- a CDS encoding heme/hemin ABC transporter substrate-binding protein: MKIRLAALGLIGSVLLAGCGLNVSTSGENSNTANAQQTSFEQALHNLKNSSAETGENGVVQTQLVGDVTPIAEEVTPELPVELSDSDGYDVTVTDVSRILPLDLYGTTSRTIAGLGLRANIVGRTVSSEEPSLEDLPVVTQGGHNINVEAVLALDPSLIIVDHSIGPDEAIDQLRDAGVTTVVINPSRTMASIGDDIRTIAGIVGLDGEGEQLAERAEKERDEAIEAVSEIAPEHAPRAAFVYVRGSSGVFFILGPDSGTAELFESVGAVDAAKEANVSDMVPANAEAFAKLNPDVIVMMSKGLESTGGVDGMLARPGVAETEAAKNQHFITIADSQALSFGPQTGEMILAFATALYNPNSQ, from the coding sequence GTGAAAATCCGCCTCGCAGCACTCGGCCTCATCGGCTCTGTTCTGCTCGCCGGATGTGGCTTAAACGTGTCCACCTCGGGCGAGAATTCTAACACCGCCAATGCCCAACAAACCAGCTTTGAGCAGGCACTGCACAACCTCAAAAATAGCTCAGCCGAGACCGGAGAAAATGGAGTTGTCCAGACCCAACTGGTAGGGGATGTCACCCCCATCGCCGAGGAGGTAACTCCTGAACTTCCCGTGGAGCTGAGCGATTCCGATGGCTATGACGTCACCGTCACCGACGTCTCTCGTATTCTTCCTCTTGACCTCTACGGCACCACCTCCCGCACGATCGCTGGCTTGGGTTTGCGGGCCAATATCGTGGGCCGCACAGTCAGCTCCGAAGAGCCCAGCTTGGAAGACCTGCCGGTAGTGACTCAAGGTGGCCACAACATCAATGTGGAAGCGGTGCTGGCCCTTGACCCGAGTCTCATCATTGTGGATCACTCCATCGGCCCAGATGAAGCTATCGACCAGCTCCGCGACGCTGGAGTAACCACGGTGGTGATCAACCCCAGCCGCACGATGGCGTCGATTGGCGACGACATCCGCACTATTGCCGGCATCGTCGGCCTCGATGGGGAGGGCGAACAGCTGGCAGAACGCGCCGAGAAGGAACGCGATGAAGCGATCGAGGCTGTCAGCGAGATCGCTCCCGAACACGCCCCGCGTGCTGCTTTCGTGTATGTGCGTGGCTCGTCCGGGGTGTTCTTCATCCTCGGTCCAGATAGTGGCACCGCAGAACTCTTCGAGTCAGTCGGGGCCGTTGATGCGGCCAAGGAAGCCAATGTCTCTGACATGGTCCCCGCCAACGCCGAAGCCTTCGCCAAGCTCAACCCCGATGTGATCGTGATGATGTCCAAGGGTCTTGAGTCCACCGGTGGTGTTGATGGCATGCTCGCCCGCCCTGGCGTGGCCGAGACAGAGGCCGCGAAGAACCAGCATTTTATCACCATCGCGGACAGCCAAGCGTTGAGCTTTGGACCGCAAACTGGCGAGATGATTCTTGCCTTCGCCACAGCTCTTTACAATCCCAACTCGCAGTAA
- a CDS encoding HtaA domain-containing protein — MSISLLPRVRRQRTQRRLAAGLAAAALTAACVMPLAPTASADDDTTDVAETSENIETTEAADNEQPSTTPTRSHGSSSSDLWGSSGRSPRPSTSEAHPPRETSTPSTTSSPTPSSPRRCSASEGVNVSGELSWGVRESFRKYITGPIAKGNWKVSAPAKETNGSFVFPIDKGFVTTDKVRGLIRSKGSVQFNGHDGLLKTIFEDPAVEMTSARTGKLFASMYTQDTEGNPVKGLDGEVHFADLEFRSSPTSSGSHVATARITQRGSDALANFYPAGDSLDPVTLTIKVKEACGSAPKPTPPNSGGDSSRPGPRPNPGGGNGGGVEKPQPGGDNPTPPSGDPFGEVPWGADTPGNTDPDGGIVPPNAPGASGNPRGTTAAALPATQASTARTCNAVSSSQVAWGVKQSFRSYIRGSIAKGGWRTSGASDNGGTFVFSGSSGSFDPSAKAGTIATSGTVAFNGHKGKLDMKIRNPRVVIKGNSGQLVANVSSSDTSGKRSDFGEVAIGTLQVSSLNANDSQVSGSANVILTQAGSRAFAEFYPPGTAMDPVNFRATLSGSSACSDGSASTSSSAGGTGGMASIGGADALASGDGVGAVDLNGDGVIDEEDIAEGDEESMFEEGKDVDFKNKKKKGTALASVSEGMSPWQLVAGGLVFVLAAAGTSYLTVRQKKGA; from the coding sequence ATGTCCATCTCACTTCTGCCCCGCGTTCGTCGGCAGCGCACCCAGCGTCGGCTCGCAGCGGGGCTAGCGGCGGCAGCCTTAACCGCCGCTTGTGTCATGCCACTAGCGCCTACGGCATCGGCCGATGACGACACCACAGACGTCGCCGAAACCAGCGAAAACATAGAAACCACCGAGGCTGCAGACAATGAGCAGCCGAGCACAACCCCCACTCGTTCTCACGGCTCATCCTCGTCGGATCTCTGGGGTTCATCTGGGCGTTCACCGCGCCCCAGCACCTCGGAAGCACACCCGCCCAGGGAGACCAGCACCCCATCAACCACTAGCTCCCCTACTCCTTCTTCCCCACGACGCTGCTCCGCGTCTGAAGGGGTGAATGTCTCCGGCGAGCTCTCGTGGGGTGTGCGGGAATCCTTCCGAAAGTACATCACCGGCCCCATCGCCAAGGGCAATTGGAAGGTGAGCGCCCCGGCGAAGGAGACAAACGGCAGCTTCGTCTTTCCTATCGACAAGGGGTTCGTGACCACCGATAAGGTGCGTGGCCTGATCCGTAGTAAAGGATCCGTGCAATTCAACGGCCACGATGGACTTCTAAAAACCATCTTTGAAGACCCCGCGGTAGAGATGACCTCTGCGCGCACCGGCAAGCTTTTCGCCTCCATGTACACCCAAGACACCGAGGGCAATCCGGTCAAAGGCCTCGACGGCGAGGTGCATTTCGCTGACCTCGAGTTTCGGTCCAGCCCTACGAGCTCTGGTAGCCATGTGGCCACAGCACGCATCACCCAGCGAGGCTCTGATGCCTTGGCCAATTTCTACCCCGCCGGTGATTCCCTGGATCCCGTCACCCTCACCATCAAGGTGAAGGAGGCCTGCGGTAGCGCCCCCAAGCCCACCCCACCGAATTCTGGTGGCGACTCCTCTCGCCCTGGCCCCCGGCCGAATCCCGGCGGCGGAAATGGCGGCGGCGTTGAGAAGCCGCAGCCTGGTGGCGACAACCCAACTCCGCCGAGCGGCGATCCTTTCGGTGAGGTTCCGTGGGGTGCAGATACCCCTGGCAACACCGATCCGGATGGCGGGATCGTTCCCCCGAACGCTCCCGGCGCCTCCGGCAATCCGCGAGGCACCACCGCCGCAGCGCTTCCGGCTACACAAGCAAGCACTGCCCGCACCTGCAATGCGGTCTCCTCCAGCCAAGTGGCCTGGGGCGTGAAGCAATCCTTCCGCAGCTACATTCGAGGCTCCATCGCTAAAGGCGGCTGGCGCACGAGCGGCGCCAGCGATAATGGCGGCACCTTTGTCTTCTCCGGCAGCTCGGGCAGCTTCGATCCCAGCGCGAAAGCAGGCACGATCGCAACCTCCGGCACGGTGGCTTTCAATGGCCACAAGGGGAAGCTAGATATGAAAATCCGCAACCCCCGCGTGGTGATCAAGGGTAATTCCGGACAGTTGGTGGCCAATGTCAGCTCCTCGGACACCTCCGGTAAACGATCCGATTTCGGCGAGGTAGCAATCGGAACCCTGCAGGTAAGCAGCCTCAACGCCAATGATTCACAGGTCTCGGGCTCCGCCAACGTCATCCTCACCCAGGCTGGCTCCCGTGCCTTCGCCGAGTTCTATCCCCCAGGCACTGCGATGGATCCGGTGAACTTCCGAGCCACACTCAGCGGCAGCTCCGCCTGCTCGGACGGTTCTGCATCCACGTCCAGCTCCGCCGGAGGCACCGGCGGGATGGCCTCCATTGGCGGCGCTGACGCCCTCGCCAGTGGAGACGGCGTTGGTGCCGTGGATCTTAACGGCGATGGCGTGATCGATGAAGAGGACATTGCCGAAGGCGATGAGGAATCCATGTTCGAAGAAGGCAAGGACGTGGACTTTAAGAACAAAAAGAAGAAAGGAACTGCTCTGGCATCCGTCAGTGAAGGAATGAGCCCGTGGCAGCTTGTTGCCGGCGGTCTTGTGTTTGTCCTCGCCGCTGCCGGAACCAGCTATCTCACTGTGCGACAGAAGAAGGGAGCCTAA